From the Camarhynchus parvulus chromosome 13, STF_HiC, whole genome shotgun sequence genome, one window contains:
- the NMUR2 gene encoding neuromedin-U receptor 2 yields MAWVGNFSWLNHLALHEERLRGYLNSTEDYLTFLCGPRRSHLFLPMALVYSVIFVVGVVGNFLVCLVILKHRNMKTPTNYYLFSLAVSDLLVLLFGMPLEVYEMWSNYPFLLGPVGCYLKTALLETVCLASILSVAALSVERYVAVLHPLRAKLAGTRRRARATILGLWLLSVLCALPNTGTHGIVLQHFPNGTLVPGSATCTVVVPLWIYNCIVQVTSLLFYVLPMGVISVLYCLMGLRLRGDESLEVEEMAVNVQRPSRRSVTKMLFVLVIVFAICWAPFHIDRLFFSFVVEWTEPLANTFNLIHVVSGVFFYLSSATNPIIYNLLSQRFRMAFLSVISPCCKHCAPKHPPCKISSQKSTFVIEDHNLMDSAENTSLPGTHRTSVSSSQLSTGL; encoded by the exons ATGGCCTGGGTCGGTAATTTCTCCTGGTTAAACCACCTTGCTCTACATGAAGAACGCCTCAGGGGGTACTTAAACAGCACTGAGGATTATTTAACCTTCCTGTGCGGGCCCAGACGGAGCCAcctgttcctgcccatggcttTGGTGTACTCGGTGATCTTCGTCGTGGGGGTGGTGGGCAACTTCTTGGTTTGCCTCGTCATCCTCAAGCACCGCAACATGAAGACCCCGACCAACTACTACCTGTTCAGCCTGGCGGTCTCGgacctgctggtgctgcttttcGGGATGCCCTTGGAAGTGTACGAGATGTGGAGCAACTACCCCTTCCTGCTGGGGCCCGTGGGCTGCTACCTGAAGACGGCCCTGCTGGAGACCGTGTGCCTGGCCTCCATCCTGAGCGTGGCGGCGCTGAGCGTGGAGCGCTACGTGGCCGTGCTGCACCCGCTGCGCGCCAAGCTGGCCGGCACGCGCCGCCGCGCCCGCGCCACCATCCTGGGCCTCTGGCTGCTCTCCGTGCTCTGCGCCCTGCCCAACACGGGCACCCACGGCATCGTCCTGCAGCACTTCCCCAACGGCACCCTGGTGCCCGGCTCCGCCACCTGCACCGTGGTGGTGCCCCTGTGGATCTACAATTGTATCGTGCAGGTCACTTCTCTGCTCTTCTATGTGCTGCCCATGGGGGTGATAAGTGTGCTGTACTGTCTGATGGGGCTAAGA CTGAGAGGAGATGAATCTTTGGAAGTGGAGGAAATGGCTGTGAATGTTCAGAGGCCATCCAGGAGATCAGTCACCAAGATGCTGT TTGTCCTTGTGATAGTCTTTGCCATCTGCTGGGCTCCATTCCATATAGACCGACTTTTCTTCAGCTTTGTTGTGGAATGGACTGAGCCCTTGGCCAATACCTTCAACTTAATCCATGTGGTGTCAG GTGTTTTCTTCTACCTGAGCTCTGCCACAAACCCCATCATTTACAACCTGCTGTCCCAGCGCTTCAGGATGGCTTTCCTCAGTGTGATTTCTCCTTGTTGCAAGCACTGTGCCCCTAAACATCCCCCCTGCAAGATTTCATCCCAGAAGAGCACGTTTGTGATCGAGGATCACAATCTCATGGACTCTGCAGAAAACACGAGCCTCCCTGGCACTCACAGGACATCTgtcagcagctctcagctctcCACTGGCCTGtga